The following coding sequences lie in one Colias croceus chromosome 1, ilColCroc2.1 genomic window:
- the LOC123697309 gene encoding ATP-dependent 6-phosphofructokinase isoform X3, whose product MDVTKTQKFIERGSHKGKGLAVFTSGGDSQGMNAAVRSVVRMGIYLGCKVYFIREGYQGMVDGGDNIEEANWSSVSSIIHKGGTIIGSARCMDFIKREGRLKAAFNLVTRGITNLVVIGGDGSLTGANLFRQEWSSLLDELLENNKITKDQREKYKYLHIAGLVGSIDNDFCGTDMTIGTDSALHRIIEAIDAIVSTAYSHQRTFIMEVMGRHCGFLAVFTALCTEATYSFSCEDPAPLNWEKKMCAKIKEERKSGQRLNIIIVAEGAIDREGKPITAELVKKVVVDNLQQDTRITVLGHVQRGGSPSAFDRLLGCRMGAEAVMALMEATPETEPCVISLDGNQAVRLPLMECVRRTKAVSQAMADKNWELAVQLRGRSFARNLETYKMLTRLKPPKEAFDEAGKPVEGLTLAIMHVGAPACGMNAAVRSFVRNCIYRGDTVLGIHDGVEGFISGNIVKMEWSDVTGWVAQGGAFLGTKRTLPGDKKGEIAARIKQFNIQGLLIIGGFEAYQAGLEIYESRAQFPEFCIPLVVVPATISNNVPGTDFSLGADTALNEITEICDRIRQSAQGTKRRVFVVETMGGYCGYLATLAGLAGGADAAYIYEEKFSIKDLQQDVYHMASKMTGGIQRGLILRNEKANENYNTDFIYRLYSEEGKGLFTARMNVLGHMQQGGSPTPFDRNMGTKMAAKCLHWLVDMIHKGPANKPDSACLLGIVKRQYMFTPLEELKTQTNFAQRIPKQQWWMKLRPLLRILAKHDSTYEEEGMYMTVEQGEIDSENVI is encoded by the exons ATGGATGTGACGAAGACGCAAAAATTTATAGAGCGAGGCTCTCATAAAGGCAAGGGCCTTGCAGTCTTCACCAGCGGTGGTGACTCTCAGGGTATGAATGCAGCAGTGCGGTCTGTTGTTAGAATGGGAATATACTTGGGATGTAAAGTTTACTTTATCCGTGAGGGATATCAGGGGATGGTAGATGGAGGTGATAATATTGAGGAGGCAAATTGGTCATCAGTTAGCTCCATCATCCACAAAGGAGGCACTATCATCGGTTCAGCCCGATGCATGGATTTCAT aaagAGGGAAGGTAGATTGAAGGCTGCCTTCAATTTGGTAACTCGAGGTATTACCAACTTAGTTGTTATTGGTGGTGATGGATCCTTGACTGGTGCAAACTTATTCAGACAGGAGTGGTCTAGTTTATTGGATGAATTATTGGAGAACAACAAGATAACTAAAGACCAAAGAGAAAAATACAAGTACTTGCATATTGCTGGTCTG GTTGGTTCCATTGACAATGATTTCTGTGGAACAGACATGACAATTGGTACAGACTCAGCATTGCATCGTATCATCGAGGCTATTGATGCCATTGTAAGCACTGCCTACTCTCATCAGAGAACATTTATCATGGAGGTTATGGGTCGCCACTGTGG TTTTCTTGCAGTATTCACGGCACTCTGTACGGAAGCTACTTATTCTTTTAGTTGCGAAGACCCAGCGCCCCTCAATTgggaaaaaaaaatgtgtgcaaAAATAAAAGAG GAACGTAAATCGGGCCAACGTTTGAACATCATCATAGTAGCGGAAGGTGCTATTGACCGGGAAGGTAAGCCGATCACCGCGGAGCTGGTGAAGAAGGTGGTGGTGGACAATCTTCAGCAGGACACCCGTATCACCGTGCTGGGTCACGTCCAGCGTGGAGGCTCACCTTCCGCTTTCGATAGACTGTTG GGCTGTCGTATGGGAGCAGAGGCAGTTATGGCATTGATGGAAGCGACGCCTGAAACAGAGCCTTGCGTCATTTCCTTGGATGGAAATCAAGCCGTTCGACTGCCGCTTATGGAATGCGTTAGACGAACAAAAGCTGTTTCACAG GCGATGGCGGACAAAAATTGGGAGTTAGCTGTGCAACTACGTGGCCGCAGCTTCGCACGTAACTTGGAGACGTACAAAATGTTGACCCGCTTGAAACCACCAAAGGAGGCTTTCGATGAAGCTGGCAAGCCAGTT gaaGGTTTAACGCTCGCCATAATGCACGTAGGCGCGCCGGCTTGCGGCATGAACGCGGCCGTACGCTCGTTCGTGCGTAACTGTATCTACCGGGGGGACACCGTGCTCGGTATACACGACGGTGTGGAGGGCTTTATTAGCGGCAACATTGTGAAGATGGAGTg gtCTGATGTAACCGGATGGGTTGCGCAAGGAGGCGCTTTCCTCGGCACCAAGCGAACATTGCCAGGAGATAAGAAGGGAGAGATCGCTGCCCGTATCAAGCAATTCAATATCCAAGGACTGCTTATTATTGGTGGTTTCGAG GCCTACCAAGCTGGCTTGGAGATCTACGAGTCGCGCGCCCAATTTCCAGAATTCTGCATCCCGCTAGTGGTGGTACCGGCCACTATCAGTAACAATGTGCCCGGTACCGACTTCTCGCTTGGCGCTGATACCGCATTGAATGAGATCACTGAGATCTGTGACCGGATCAGACAGTCTGCGCAG GGGACAAAACGCCGTGTGTTCGTTGTGGAAACAATGGGCGGATATTGCGGTTATTTGGCAACCTTGGCAG GTCTTGCCGGTGGTGCTGACGCTGCGTACATCTACGAGGAGAAGTTCTCGATCAAGGATCTCCAGCAGGATGTCTACCACATGGCTTCCAAGATGACTGGTGGAATCCAACGTGGTCTCATATTGAGGAACGAGAAGGccaatgaaaattataacacTGACTTTATTTACCGCTTGTACTCCGAGGAGGGCAAAGGGCTGTTTACGGCTAGGATGAATGTGCTgg GTCACATGCAACAAGGAGGTTCACCAACGCCCTTCGACCGCAACATGGGCACCAAGATGGCCGCCAAGTGCCTGCACTGGCTCGTGGACATGATACACAAGGGGCCCGCCAACAAGCCGGACTCCGCGTGCCTGCTCGGCATCGTGAAGCGTCAGTACATGTTCACGCCCCTCGAGGAACTAAAGACGCAGACTAATTTCGC ACAAAGAATTCCTAAACAACAGTGGTGGATGAAGCTGCGTCCATTGCTTCGTATTTTGGCGAAACACGACTCCACATACGAAGAGGAGGGCATGTACATGACAGTTGAACAAGGAGAGATTGATTCTGAAAATGTtatctaa
- the LOC123697309 gene encoding ATP-dependent 6-phosphofructokinase isoform X2, which yields MDVTKTQKFIERGSHKGKGLAVFTSGGDSQGMNAAVRSVVRMGIYLGCKVYFIREGYQGMVDGGDNIEEANWSSVSSIIHKGGTIIGSARCMDFIKREGRLKAAFNLVTRGITNLVVIGGDGSLTGANLFRQEWSSLLDELLENNKITKDQREKYKYLHIAGLVGSIDNDFCGTDMTIGTDSALHRIIEAIDAIVSTAYSHQRTFIMEVMGRHCGYLALVTALSSEADFVFIPEAPPSVDWRDKLCYKLEQERKSGQRLNIIIVAEGAIDREGKPITAELVKKVVVDNLQQDTRITVLGHVQRGGSPSAFDRLLGCRMGAEAVMALMEATPETEPCVISLDGNQAVRLPLMECVRRTKAVSQAMADKNWELAVQLRGRSFARNLETYKMLTRLKPPKEAFDEAGKPVEGLTLAIMHVGAPACGMNAAVRSFVRNCIYRGDTVLGIHDGVEGFISGNIVKMEWSDVTGWVAQGGAFLGTKRTLPGDKKGEIAARIKQFNIQGLLIIGGFEAYQAGLEIYESRAQFPEFCIPLVVVPATISNNVPGTDFSLGADTALNEITEICDRIRQSAQGTKRRVFVVETMGGYCGYLATLAGLAGGADAAYIYEEKFSIKDLQQDVYHMASKMTGGIQRGLILRNEKANENYNTDFIYRLYSEEGKGLFTARMNVLGHMQQGGSPTPFDRNMGTKMAAKCLHWLVDMIHKGPANKPDSACLLGIVKRQYMFTPLEELKTQTNFAQRIPKQQWWMKLRPLLRILAKHDSTYEEEGMYMTVEQGEIDSENVI from the exons ATGGATGTGACGAAGACGCAAAAATTTATAGAGCGAGGCTCTCATAAAGGCAAGGGCCTTGCAGTCTTCACCAGCGGTGGTGACTCTCAGGGTATGAATGCAGCAGTGCGGTCTGTTGTTAGAATGGGAATATACTTGGGATGTAAAGTTTACTTTATCCGTGAGGGATATCAGGGGATGGTAGATGGAGGTGATAATATTGAGGAGGCAAATTGGTCATCAGTTAGCTCCATCATCCACAAAGGAGGCACTATCATCGGTTCAGCCCGATGCATGGATTTCAT aaagAGGGAAGGTAGATTGAAGGCTGCCTTCAATTTGGTAACTCGAGGTATTACCAACTTAGTTGTTATTGGTGGTGATGGATCCTTGACTGGTGCAAACTTATTCAGACAGGAGTGGTCTAGTTTATTGGATGAATTATTGGAGAACAACAAGATAACTAAAGACCAAAGAGAAAAATACAAGTACTTGCATATTGCTGGTCTG GTTGGTTCCATTGACAATGATTTCTGTGGAACAGACATGACAATTGGTACAGACTCAGCATTGCATCGTATCATCGAGGCTATTGATGCCATTGTAAGCACTGCCTACTCTCATCAGAGAACATTTATCATGGAGGTTATGGGTCGCCACTGTGG ATATCTTGCTCTGGTCACCGCCTTGTCATCGGAAGCAGATTTTGTCTTTATCCCAGAAGCACCACCATCAGTTGATTGGAGAGACAAACTTTGTTATAAGTTAGAGCAG GAACGTAAATCGGGCCAACGTTTGAACATCATCATAGTAGCGGAAGGTGCTATTGACCGGGAAGGTAAGCCGATCACCGCGGAGCTGGTGAAGAAGGTGGTGGTGGACAATCTTCAGCAGGACACCCGTATCACCGTGCTGGGTCACGTCCAGCGTGGAGGCTCACCTTCCGCTTTCGATAGACTGTTG GGCTGTCGTATGGGAGCAGAGGCAGTTATGGCATTGATGGAAGCGACGCCTGAAACAGAGCCTTGCGTCATTTCCTTGGATGGAAATCAAGCCGTTCGACTGCCGCTTATGGAATGCGTTAGACGAACAAAAGCTGTTTCACAG GCGATGGCGGACAAAAATTGGGAGTTAGCTGTGCAACTACGTGGCCGCAGCTTCGCACGTAACTTGGAGACGTACAAAATGTTGACCCGCTTGAAACCACCAAAGGAGGCTTTCGATGAAGCTGGCAAGCCAGTT gaaGGTTTAACGCTCGCCATAATGCACGTAGGCGCGCCGGCTTGCGGCATGAACGCGGCCGTACGCTCGTTCGTGCGTAACTGTATCTACCGGGGGGACACCGTGCTCGGTATACACGACGGTGTGGAGGGCTTTATTAGCGGCAACATTGTGAAGATGGAGTg gtCTGATGTAACCGGATGGGTTGCGCAAGGAGGCGCTTTCCTCGGCACCAAGCGAACATTGCCAGGAGATAAGAAGGGAGAGATCGCTGCCCGTATCAAGCAATTCAATATCCAAGGACTGCTTATTATTGGTGGTTTCGAG GCCTACCAAGCTGGCTTGGAGATCTACGAGTCGCGCGCCCAATTTCCAGAATTCTGCATCCCGCTAGTGGTGGTACCGGCCACTATCAGTAACAATGTGCCCGGTACCGACTTCTCGCTTGGCGCTGATACCGCATTGAATGAGATCACTGAGATCTGTGACCGGATCAGACAGTCTGCGCAG GGGACAAAACGCCGTGTGTTCGTTGTGGAAACAATGGGCGGATATTGCGGTTATTTGGCAACCTTGGCAG GTCTTGCCGGTGGTGCTGACGCTGCGTACATCTACGAGGAGAAGTTCTCGATCAAGGATCTCCAGCAGGATGTCTACCACATGGCTTCCAAGATGACTGGTGGAATCCAACGTGGTCTCATATTGAGGAACGAGAAGGccaatgaaaattataacacTGACTTTATTTACCGCTTGTACTCCGAGGAGGGCAAAGGGCTGTTTACGGCTAGGATGAATGTGCTgg GTCACATGCAACAAGGAGGTTCACCAACGCCCTTCGACCGCAACATGGGCACCAAGATGGCCGCCAAGTGCCTGCACTGGCTCGTGGACATGATACACAAGGGGCCCGCCAACAAGCCGGACTCCGCGTGCCTGCTCGGCATCGTGAAGCGTCAGTACATGTTCACGCCCCTCGAGGAACTAAAGACGCAGACTAATTTCGC ACAAAGAATTCCTAAACAACAGTGGTGGATGAAGCTGCGTCCATTGCTTCGTATTTTGGCGAAACACGACTCCACATACGAAGAGGAGGGCATGTACATGACAGTTGAACAAGGAGAGATTGATTCTGAAAATGTtatctaa
- the LOC123697309 gene encoding ATP-dependent 6-phosphofructokinase isoform X1, producing the protein MDVTKTQKFIERGSHKGKGLAVFTSGGDSQGMNAAVRSVVRMGIYLGCKVYFIREGYQGMVDGGDNIEEANWSSVSSIIHKGGTIIGSARCMDFIKREGRLKAAFNLVTRGITNLVVIGGDGSLTGANLFRQEWSSLLDELLENNKITKDQREKYKYLHIAGLVGSIDNDFCGTDMTIGTDSALHRIIEAIDAIVSTAYSHQRTFIMEVMGRHCGYLALVAALASEADQVFIPEDPVPNNWVEKLCKRLQQERKSGQRLNIIIVAEGAIDREGKPITAELVKKVVVDNLQQDTRITVLGHVQRGGSPSAFDRLLGCRMGAEAVMALMEATPETEPCVISLDGNQAVRLPLMECVRRTKAVSQAMADKNWELAVQLRGRSFARNLETYKMLTRLKPPKEAFDEAGKPVEGLTLAIMHVGAPACGMNAAVRSFVRNCIYRGDTVLGIHDGVEGFISGNIVKMEWSDVTGWVAQGGAFLGTKRTLPGDKKGEIAARIKQFNIQGLLIIGGFEAYQAGLEIYESRAQFPEFCIPLVVVPATISNNVPGTDFSLGADTALNEITEICDRIRQSAQGTKRRVFVVETMGGYCGYLATLAGLAGGADAAYIYEEKFSIKDLQQDVYHMASKMTGGIQRGLILRNEKANENYNTDFIYRLYSEEGKGLFTARMNVLGHMQQGGSPTPFDRNMGTKMAAKCLHWLVDMIHKGPANKPDSACLLGIVKRQYMFTPLEELKTQTNFAQRIPKQQWWMKLRPLLRILAKHDSTYEEEGMYMTVEQGEIDSENVI; encoded by the exons ATGGATGTGACGAAGACGCAAAAATTTATAGAGCGAGGCTCTCATAAAGGCAAGGGCCTTGCAGTCTTCACCAGCGGTGGTGACTCTCAGGGTATGAATGCAGCAGTGCGGTCTGTTGTTAGAATGGGAATATACTTGGGATGTAAAGTTTACTTTATCCGTGAGGGATATCAGGGGATGGTAGATGGAGGTGATAATATTGAGGAGGCAAATTGGTCATCAGTTAGCTCCATCATCCACAAAGGAGGCACTATCATCGGTTCAGCCCGATGCATGGATTTCAT aaagAGGGAAGGTAGATTGAAGGCTGCCTTCAATTTGGTAACTCGAGGTATTACCAACTTAGTTGTTATTGGTGGTGATGGATCCTTGACTGGTGCAAACTTATTCAGACAGGAGTGGTCTAGTTTATTGGATGAATTATTGGAGAACAACAAGATAACTAAAGACCAAAGAGAAAAATACAAGTACTTGCATATTGCTGGTCTG GTTGGTTCCATTGACAATGATTTCTGTGGAACAGACATGACAATTGGTACAGACTCAGCATTGCATCGTATCATCGAGGCTATTGATGCCATTGTAAGCACTGCCTACTCTCATCAGAGAACATTTATCATGGAGGTTATGGGTCGCCACTGTGG TTATCTGGCATTAGTTGCCGCTCTGGCGTCTGAAGCAGACCAAGTATTCATTCCAGAGGACCCTGTTCCCAATAATTGGGTTGAGAAACTTTGCAAAAGATTGCAACAG GAACGTAAATCGGGCCAACGTTTGAACATCATCATAGTAGCGGAAGGTGCTATTGACCGGGAAGGTAAGCCGATCACCGCGGAGCTGGTGAAGAAGGTGGTGGTGGACAATCTTCAGCAGGACACCCGTATCACCGTGCTGGGTCACGTCCAGCGTGGAGGCTCACCTTCCGCTTTCGATAGACTGTTG GGCTGTCGTATGGGAGCAGAGGCAGTTATGGCATTGATGGAAGCGACGCCTGAAACAGAGCCTTGCGTCATTTCCTTGGATGGAAATCAAGCCGTTCGACTGCCGCTTATGGAATGCGTTAGACGAACAAAAGCTGTTTCACAG GCGATGGCGGACAAAAATTGGGAGTTAGCTGTGCAACTACGTGGCCGCAGCTTCGCACGTAACTTGGAGACGTACAAAATGTTGACCCGCTTGAAACCACCAAAGGAGGCTTTCGATGAAGCTGGCAAGCCAGTT gaaGGTTTAACGCTCGCCATAATGCACGTAGGCGCGCCGGCTTGCGGCATGAACGCGGCCGTACGCTCGTTCGTGCGTAACTGTATCTACCGGGGGGACACCGTGCTCGGTATACACGACGGTGTGGAGGGCTTTATTAGCGGCAACATTGTGAAGATGGAGTg gtCTGATGTAACCGGATGGGTTGCGCAAGGAGGCGCTTTCCTCGGCACCAAGCGAACATTGCCAGGAGATAAGAAGGGAGAGATCGCTGCCCGTATCAAGCAATTCAATATCCAAGGACTGCTTATTATTGGTGGTTTCGAG GCCTACCAAGCTGGCTTGGAGATCTACGAGTCGCGCGCCCAATTTCCAGAATTCTGCATCCCGCTAGTGGTGGTACCGGCCACTATCAGTAACAATGTGCCCGGTACCGACTTCTCGCTTGGCGCTGATACCGCATTGAATGAGATCACTGAGATCTGTGACCGGATCAGACAGTCTGCGCAG GGGACAAAACGCCGTGTGTTCGTTGTGGAAACAATGGGCGGATATTGCGGTTATTTGGCAACCTTGGCAG GTCTTGCCGGTGGTGCTGACGCTGCGTACATCTACGAGGAGAAGTTCTCGATCAAGGATCTCCAGCAGGATGTCTACCACATGGCTTCCAAGATGACTGGTGGAATCCAACGTGGTCTCATATTGAGGAACGAGAAGGccaatgaaaattataacacTGACTTTATTTACCGCTTGTACTCCGAGGAGGGCAAAGGGCTGTTTACGGCTAGGATGAATGTGCTgg GTCACATGCAACAAGGAGGTTCACCAACGCCCTTCGACCGCAACATGGGCACCAAGATGGCCGCCAAGTGCCTGCACTGGCTCGTGGACATGATACACAAGGGGCCCGCCAACAAGCCGGACTCCGCGTGCCTGCTCGGCATCGTGAAGCGTCAGTACATGTTCACGCCCCTCGAGGAACTAAAGACGCAGACTAATTTCGC ACAAAGAATTCCTAAACAACAGTGGTGGATGAAGCTGCGTCCATTGCTTCGTATTTTGGCGAAACACGACTCCACATACGAAGAGGAGGGCATGTACATGACAGTTGAACAAGGAGAGATTGATTCTGAAAATGTtatctaa
- the LOC123694355 gene encoding translocating chain-associated membrane protein 1 — MVKPAIGRKTNKNPPIFSHEFVIQNHADIVSCVVMVFLLGLMVQSTSSIASLFISLHHNVSGIEPSRDLPKGEAFFYEAGWKDACAVFFYSLVCIVMHAIIQEYILDKLSKKFHLSKSRLSALNESGQLVVFQLMTFIWGGDAIFREGFLFNIPQLWDGYPNHPMTFLLKLWWVVQAAYWIHTIPELYFQRVKKDEWAGRIRQAVVAFTFVSLAYAFKFQRVGVALIVLHSLAEFVAHSYRLNTILRGEKEDFLDKFLSVVNGAVFVAVRLCSLVLGVLTFYYGLAGAAPLLVRVGALSLLVSFQVYLMFNFITETMKQRQEARQLALSKPKKERKERPKKEKVKKVHNEESDLPEVDQNTNKTLRQRQTTAAKK; from the exons ATGGTTAAGCCTGCAATTGGAAGAAAAACTAACAAAAACCCACCTATTTTCAGTCACGAATTTGTGATACAGAACCATGCCGATATTGTATCATGTGTTGTTATGGTGTTCTTGCTCGGTCTTATGGTACAG tCCACAAGTTCAATAGCCAGTTTATTCATCAGCTTGCATCACAATGTCAGTGGAATTGAACCATCAAGGGATTTGCCAAAAGGAGAAGCCTTCTTCTATGAAGCAGGCTGGAAAGATGCCTGTGCCGTATTCTTCTACTCGCTTGTGTGCATTGTTATGCATGCAATCATTCaggaatatattttagat AAATTATCGAAAAAGTTCCATTTATCCAAGTCCAGACTGAGTGCGCTCAATGAGTCTGGCCAATTGGTTGTGTTCCAACTGATGACTTTCATCTGGGGAGGTGATGCTATCTTCCGTGAAGGCTTCTTGTTCAACATTCCTCAATTATGGGATG GTTACCCAAACCACCCAATGACATTCCTGCTGAAACTTTGGTGGGTGGTTCAAGCCGCTTACTGGATCCACACAATCCCTGAACTGTACTTCCAAAGGGTGAAGAAAGATGAGTGGGCTGGACGCATCCGTCAAGCTGTTGTTGCTTTCACATTTGTCTCCTTGGCATATGCTTTCAA GTTCCAACGTGTGGGTGTAGCTCTCATTGTATTGCACTCTCTTGCCGAGTTTGTTGCACACAGCTACCGCCTCAACACCATCCTTCGTGGTGAAAAGGAGGACTTCCTGGACAAAT TCTTGAGCGTAGTGAACGGCGCGGTGTTCGTCGCCGTGCGTCTCTGTTCACTCGTGCTGGGCGTGCTCACGTTCTACTACGGGCTCGCTGGCGCCGCGCCGCTGCTCGTGCGGGTTGGTGCTCTCTCGCTGCTCGTCTCCTTCCAG gtgtACCTGATGTTCAACTTCATTACTGAAACAATGAAGCAACGCCAGGAGGCGCGCCAACTTGCCCTCAGCAAACCCAAGAAGGAAAGGAAAGAGAGGCCCAAGAAAGAAAAAG TTAAGAAAGTCCACAACGAAGAATCTGACCTCCCCGAAGTAGATCAGAACACGAACAAGACTCTTCGGCAGCGACAGACCACCGCGGCCAAGAAGTAA